A genomic region of Penaeus vannamei isolate JL-2024 chromosome 42, ASM4276789v1, whole genome shotgun sequence contains the following coding sequences:
- the LOC138860653 gene encoding kinesin-like protein K39, with translation MLCSSCSWVTLQGEWLVPPAPSTQLHEAASIATYRRRNYLKSLASYGRRGALGEVKKPTPTPVRSQWDCQRDSNEIVYKIDTSQQRDCQRVSSEIASESAARLPASQQRDCQRVSSEIASESAARLPASQQRDCQRVSSEITSESVARLPASQQRDCQRVSSEIASESTARLPASQQRDCQRVSSEIASESAARLPASQQRDCQRVSSEIASESAARLPASQQRDCQRVSSEIASESAARLPASQQRDCQRDSSEIASESAARLPASQQRDCQRVSSEIASESAVRLPASQQLDCQRVSSEIASESAARLPASQQRDCQRVSSEIASESAARLPASQQRDCQRVSSEIASESAARLPARQQRDCQRDSSEIASESAARLPASQQRDCQRVSSEIASESAARLPASQQRDCQRVSSEIASESAARLPASQQRDCQRVSSEIALSQQRDCIESAARLPASQQRDCQRDSSEIASESAARLPASQQRDCQRVSSEIASESAARLPASQQRDCQRVSSEIASESAARLPARQQRDCQRVSSEIASESAARLPASQQRDCQRDSSEIASESAARLPASQQRDCQRDSSEIASESTARLPASQQRDCQ, from the exons ATGCTTTGCTCAAGCTGCTCATGGGTTACTTTACAGGGAGAGTGGTTAGTGCCACCAGCTCCTTCTACCCAGTTACATGAGGCAGCATCCATTGCCACTTACAG gaggaggaattatCTCAAGAGCCTAGCATCGTATGGACGCAGAGGGGCTCTCGGCGAAGTCAAAAAGCCAACTCCAACGCCAGTGAGATCGCAGTGGGATTGCCAGCGAGATAGCAATGAGATTGTTTACAAGATAGACA CGAGTCAGCAGCGAGATTGCCAGCGAGTCAGCAGCGAGATTGCCAGCGAGTCAGCAGCGAGATTGCCAGCGAGTCAGCAGCGAGATTGCCAGCGAGTCAGCAGCGAGATTGCCAGCGAGTCAGCAGCGAGATTGCCAGCGAGTCAGCAGCGAGATTGCCAGCGAGTCAGCAGCGAGATTACCAGCGAGTCAGTAGCGAGATTGCCAGCGAGTCAGCAGCGAGATTGCCAGCGAGTCAGCAGCGAGATTGCCAGCGAGTCAACAGCGAGATTGCCAGCGAGTCAGCAGCGAGATTGCCAGCGAGTCAGCAGCGAGATTGCCAGCGAGTCAGCAGCGAGATTGCCAGCGAGTCAGCAGCGAGATTGCCAGCGAGTCAGCAGCGAGATTGCCAGCGAGTCAGCAGCGAGATTGCCAGCGAGTCAGCAGCGAGATTGCCAGCGAGTCAGCAGCGAGATTGCCAGCGAGTCAGCAGCGAGATTGCCAGCGAGTCAGCAGCGAGATTGCCAGCGAGACAGCAGCGAGATTGCCAGCGAGTCAGCAGCGAGATTGCCAGCGAGTCAGCAGCGAGATTGCCAGCGAGTCAGCAGCGAGATTGCCAGCGAGTCAGCAGTTAGATTGCCAGCGAGTCAGCAGTTAGATTGCCAGCGAGTCAGCAGCGAGATTGCCAGCGAGTCAGCAGCGAGATTGCCAGCGAGTCAGCAGCGAGATTGCCAGCGAGTCAGCAGCGAGATTGCCAGCGAGTCAGCAGCGAGATTGCCAGCGAGTCAGCAGCGAGATTGCCAGCGAGTCAGCAGCGAGATTGCCAGCGAGTCAGCAGCGAGATTGCCAGCGAGACAGCAGCGAGATTGCCAGCGAGACAGCAGCGAGATTGCCAGCGAGTCAGCAGCGAGATTGCCAGCGAGTCAGCAGCGAGATTGCCAGCGAGTCAGCAGCGAGATTGCCAGCGAGTCAGCAGCGAGATTGCCAGCGAGTCAGCAGCGAGATTGCCAGCGAGTCAGCAGCGAGATTGCCAGCGAGTCAGCAGCGAGATTGCCAGCGAGTCAGCAGCGAGATTGCCAGCGAGTCAGCAGCGAGATTGCATTGAGTCAGCAGCGAGATTGCATTGAGTCAGCAGCGAGATTGCCAGCAAGTCAGCAGCGAGATTGCCAGCGAGACAGCAGCGAGATTGCCAGCGAGTCAGCAGCAAGATTGCCAGCGAGTCAGCAGCGAGATTGCCAGCGAGTCAGCAGCGAGATTGCCAGCGAGTCAGCAGCGAGATTGCCAGCGAGTCAGCAGCGAGATTGCCAGCGAGTCAGCAGCGAGATTGCCAGCGAGTCAGCAGCGAGATTGCCAGCGAGACAGCAGCGAGATTGCCAGCGAGTCAGCAGCGAGATTGCCAGCGAGTCAGCAGCGAGATTGCCAGCAAGTCAGCAGCGAGATTGCCAGCGAGACAGCAGCGAGATTGCCAGCGAGTCAGCAGCGAGATTGCCAGCGAGTCAGCAGCGAGATTGCCAGCGAGACAGCAGCGAGATTGCCAGCGAGTCAACAGCGAGATTGCCAGCGAGTCAGCAGCGAGATTGTCAGTGA